One Actinomadura viridis genomic region harbors:
- a CDS encoding MmcQ/YjbR family DNA-binding protein, with protein sequence MNAEDVAGACMSLAGSAEDYPFGPRTAVYKVGGKMFALLGEDADPPRVSLKLPPDEVVALRAEHPDTVLPGYHLNKRHWVTVLLDGVLDEEELRSLILQSYDLVVAALPKRLRPVPDAT encoded by the coding sequence ATGAACGCTGAGGACGTGGCCGGGGCCTGCATGTCCCTGGCGGGCAGCGCGGAGGACTACCCCTTCGGACCGCGGACGGCGGTCTACAAGGTCGGCGGGAAGATGTTCGCCCTGCTGGGCGAGGACGCCGACCCGCCCAGGGTGAGCCTGAAGCTGCCGCCCGACGAGGTCGTGGCGCTGCGGGCCGAGCATCCGGACACCGTCCTGCCCGGCTACCACCTCAACAAGCGCCACTGGGTCACCGTCCTGCTCGACGGCGTCCTCGACGAGGAGGAACTGCGGTCCCTGATCCTCCAGTCGTACGACCTGGTGGTGGCCGCCCTCCCCAAGCGGCTGCGCCCCGTCCCGGACGCCACCTAG
- a CDS encoding DUF6597 domain-containing transcriptional factor, with the protein MNAGRYEEFAAPPRSGLACVWTRAVPDAPYVQPVVPDGCVDLVWWSREARVVVAGPDTRPSPARMEAGDRLVGVRFLPGAAPPVLGVPADAVRDARVPLRELWGSEADRLGEAVARARDPRAVLTENVLARAPAAPDPLVPALPARLETLTVGEAAEELGLSERQLRRRSLAAFGYGPKTLQRVLRFQRALGLARAGRPLADVAHATGYSDQAHMAHEVRGLAGVPIRALL; encoded by the coding sequence GTGAACGCCGGGCGGTACGAGGAGTTCGCGGCCCCGCCGCGGAGCGGGCTGGCCTGCGTGTGGACCCGCGCGGTCCCGGACGCGCCGTACGTCCAGCCGGTGGTGCCGGACGGGTGCGTCGACCTGGTCTGGTGGAGCCGCGAGGCCCGCGTCGTCGTGGCGGGCCCGGACACCCGCCCCTCCCCCGCCCGGATGGAGGCGGGCGACCGGCTGGTGGGGGTCAGGTTCCTCCCGGGGGCGGCCCCGCCCGTGCTGGGCGTGCCCGCCGACGCCGTACGGGACGCCCGCGTCCCGTTGCGGGAGCTGTGGGGCTCCGAGGCCGACCGGCTGGGCGAGGCGGTGGCACGGGCGCGCGACCCCCGCGCCGTCCTCACCGAGAACGTCCTGGCCCGCGCGCCGGCCGCCCCGGACCCTCTCGTGCCGGCGCTGCCGGCGAGGCTGGAGACCCTCACGGTGGGCGAGGCCGCGGAAGAACTCGGCCTGAGCGAACGGCAGCTGCGCAGGCGTTCGCTGGCGGCGTTCGGGTACGGGCCCAAGACCCTGCAGAGGGTGTTGCGGTTCCAGCGCGCGCTGGGCCTGGCCAGGGCCGGACGGCCGCTGGCGGACGTCGCCCACGCCACTGGTTATTCCGACCAGGCCCACATGGCGCACGAGGTCCGCGGCCTGGCCGGCGTCCCGATCCGTGCGCTCCTGTAG
- a CDS encoding type 1 glutamine amidotransferase domain-containing protein, protein MATDLHGKTIAFLAAPEGTEQVELTEPWQAVEQAGGRPRLVSTEPGRIQGFEHLDKADHFDVDATVDETSPADFDGLVLPGGVANPDFLRTRPEAVAFAKGFFEAGKPVAAICHASWTLIEGDVVRGRTLTSWPSLRTDLRNAGANWVDEEVVTCEDGPNVLVTSRKPDDLKAFCQAAIQVFKG, encoded by the coding sequence ATGGCCACTGACCTGCACGGAAAGACCATCGCCTTCCTGGCCGCCCCCGAGGGCACCGAGCAGGTGGAACTGACCGAGCCCTGGCAGGCGGTCGAGCAGGCGGGCGGCCGTCCGCGGCTGGTGTCCACCGAGCCCGGCCGGATCCAGGGGTTCGAGCACCTCGACAAGGCCGACCACTTCGACGTGGACGCCACCGTGGACGAGACCTCCCCGGCGGACTTCGACGGCCTCGTCCTGCCCGGCGGTGTCGCCAACCCCGACTTCCTGCGCACGCGGCCCGAGGCGGTCGCGTTCGCCAAGGGCTTCTTCGAGGCGGGCAAGCCGGTCGCGGCCATCTGCCACGCCTCGTGGACGCTGATCGAGGGCGACGTCGTACGGGGGCGCACGCTCACCTCGTGGCCGAGCCTGCGCACCGACCTGCGCAACGCGGGCGCGAACTGGGTGGACGAGGAGGTCGTCACCTGTGAGGACGGGCCCAACGTCCTGGTGACGAGCCGCAAGCCCGACGACCTGAAGGCGTTCTGCCAGGCCGCCATCCAGGTCTTCAAGGGCTGA
- the pyk gene encoding pyruvate kinase, whose translation MTRRAKIVSTIGPACSSAEQIHALVEAGIDVARLNMSHGEHAVHEEVFHRIRAASTATGRGVGILADLQGPKIRIGRFPDGPVRLTLGDEFVITTEDVPGNRREVSTTYQGLPGDVNPGDAVLVDDGRVALRVVDVDGPRVRTTVEVGGMVSDNKGLNLPGVPVSVPALTGKDEADLRWALRLGVDMVALSFVRTPADAEICYQIMEEEGVRVPLIGKIEKPQAVDLLPEIVAAFDGIMVARGDLGVELPLEQVPIVQKRAIELCREKARPVIVATQMLESMISAPRPTRAETSDVANAVFEGADAVMLSGETSVGQYPIEAVETMSRIVTTAEKAVLQATHTLDRMPETVGGAIARAAAEVGAIIEAEALVAFTMSGETARRLSRYRSPIPLLAFTSVPAVRGKLAHVWGVETHIVPFANHTDEMVRQVEQGLLESGRIQKGDRVVIVAGSPPGTPGSTNALRVHRIGDAIAQAGGAP comes from the coding sequence GTGACCCGTCGAGCGAAGATCGTCAGTACCATCGGCCCCGCCTGCTCCAGCGCCGAGCAGATCCACGCCCTCGTCGAGGCCGGCATCGACGTCGCCCGGCTCAACATGAGCCACGGCGAACACGCCGTCCACGAGGAGGTCTTCCACCGCATCCGGGCGGCGTCCACCGCCACCGGCCGCGGCGTCGGCATCCTGGCCGACCTGCAGGGGCCCAAGATCCGCATCGGGCGGTTCCCGGACGGGCCGGTACGGCTCACCCTCGGCGACGAGTTCGTCATCACCACCGAGGACGTCCCGGGGAACCGCAGGGAGGTCTCCACCACCTACCAGGGCCTGCCCGGCGACGTGAACCCCGGCGACGCGGTCCTGGTGGACGACGGGCGGGTGGCCCTGCGGGTCGTCGACGTCGACGGCCCCCGGGTCCGCACCACCGTCGAGGTCGGCGGCATGGTCTCCGACAACAAGGGCCTCAACCTGCCCGGAGTGCCCGTCAGCGTGCCCGCCCTCACCGGCAAGGACGAGGCCGACCTGCGCTGGGCGCTGCGGCTGGGCGTCGACATGGTGGCGCTGTCCTTCGTCCGCACGCCCGCCGACGCCGAGATCTGCTACCAGATCATGGAGGAGGAGGGCGTCCGCGTCCCCCTGATCGGCAAGATCGAGAAGCCGCAGGCGGTCGACCTGCTGCCGGAGATCGTGGCCGCCTTCGACGGCATCATGGTCGCCCGCGGCGACCTGGGCGTCGAGCTGCCGCTGGAGCAGGTCCCGATCGTCCAGAAGCGGGCCATCGAGCTGTGCCGGGAGAAGGCCCGGCCGGTGATCGTGGCGACCCAGATGCTGGAGTCCATGATCTCCGCGCCCCGCCCCACCCGGGCGGAGACCTCCGACGTCGCCAACGCCGTCTTCGAGGGCGCCGACGCCGTCATGCTGTCGGGCGAGACCAGCGTCGGCCAGTACCCGATCGAGGCCGTCGAGACGATGAGCCGGATCGTCACCACCGCCGAGAAGGCCGTGCTCCAGGCCACCCACACCCTCGACCGGATGCCCGAGACCGTCGGCGGCGCCATCGCCCGCGCCGCCGCCGAGGTCGGCGCCATCATCGAGGCCGAGGCCCTGGTGGCCTTCACCATGTCCGGCGAGACCGCGCGCCGGCTGTCGCGGTACCGCTCGCCCATCCCGCTGCTGGCCTTCACCTCGGTCCCGGCCGTCCGCGGCAAGCTCGCGCACGTGTGGGGCGTGGAGACGCACATCGTCCCGTTCGCCAACCACACCGACGAGATGGTCCGTCAGGTCGAGCAGGGCCTGCTGGAGTCGGGACGGATCCAGAAGGGCGACCGCGTGGTGATCGTGGCCGGATCGCCGCCCGGCACCCCCGGATCCACCAACGCGCTGCGCGTCCACCGGATCGGCGACGCGATCGCCCAGGCCGGCGGCGCCCCCTGA
- a CDS encoding ANTAR domain-containing response regulator: MRVTESARRVVIAEDEALIRLDLKEMLQEDGYEVVGEAGDGEAAVRLAGEHRPDLVILDVKMPVLDGISAAERISAERIAPVVILTAFSQRELVQRATEAGAMAYLVKPFTKTDLAPAIEMAVSRYTELRALEAEVANLHDRLETRKVVDRAKGLLQQANGWSEPEAFRWIQKTSMDRRLTMRAVADAVVAGALGGTAAGDGSQEG, from the coding sequence GTGCGCGTGACGGAGAGCGCTCGGCGAGTTGTGATCGCAGAAGATGAGGCCCTGATCCGCCTGGACCTCAAGGAGATGCTGCAGGAGGACGGTTACGAGGTCGTCGGCGAGGCCGGGGACGGCGAGGCCGCCGTGCGGCTGGCCGGGGAGCACCGGCCCGACCTGGTCATCCTGGACGTCAAGATGCCGGTGCTGGACGGCATCTCGGCGGCCGAGCGGATCTCCGCCGAACGCATCGCGCCGGTGGTCATCCTCACCGCGTTCTCCCAGCGCGAGCTCGTCCAGCGGGCCACCGAGGCCGGGGCCATGGCCTACCTGGTCAAGCCGTTCACCAAGACCGACCTGGCGCCCGCGATCGAGATGGCGGTGAGCCGCTACACCGAGCTGCGCGCCCTGGAGGCGGAGGTCGCCAACCTCCACGACCGGCTGGAGACGCGCAAGGTGGTGGACCGGGCCAAGGGGCTGCTCCAGCAGGCCAACGGCTGGAGCGAGCCCGAGGCGTTCCGCTGGATCCAGAAGACCTCGATGGACCGCCGCCTCACGATGCGCGCGGTCGCCGACGCCGTGGTCGCCGGAGCGCTCGGCGGGACCGCCGCGGGCGACGGCTCCCAGGAGGGCTGA
- a CDS encoding branched-chain amino acid ABC transporter substrate-binding protein, whose amino-acid sequence MRVTGAVALSAALAISAAACGGDDGGSGSGDSVTIGFMGDLTGENSGIVIPPKQGAQMAIDEYNATNPKVKITLKPYDTQGKPEQATGLAQQAIKNDKIAGLIGPAFSGESQSVGPVLEEGKIPSISPSATNVTLAEKGWKYWHRGLADDSVQGAGVAEFIAGALKAKKAFVIHDNQDYSKGLADVVTQTLKGKGVNVQNDIVDTKGTDYSSTVNKVKPFAPDAVFFGGYYAQGGRLLKQLREGGVTAKFLSGDGSLDGGLIKGAGASNAKDTFISCPCLIDPTGKANAASKKFADAYKAKFNADPAIYSAEGYDVAQVFVAAVKAGKTSTEDINEFLKTVDIPGVTKQMKFGENGEVTATDVYIYQAEGDKLPLLGNSKDATVG is encoded by the coding sequence ATGAGGGTCACCGGCGCTGTGGCGCTGAGTGCGGCGCTGGCTATCAGCGCCGCCGCTTGTGGTGGCGACGACGGGGGAAGCGGCAGCGGCGACTCTGTCACGATCGGCTTCATGGGTGACCTGACCGGAGAGAACTCCGGCATCGTCATTCCGCCCAAGCAGGGCGCGCAGATGGCGATCGACGAGTACAACGCCACGAACCCCAAGGTCAAGATCACGCTCAAGCCCTACGACACGCAGGGCAAGCCGGAGCAGGCGACCGGTCTGGCCCAGCAGGCGATCAAGAACGACAAGATCGCCGGTCTCATCGGCCCGGCGTTCTCCGGCGAGAGCCAGAGCGTCGGCCCGGTCCTCGAAGAGGGCAAGATCCCGAGCATCTCGCCGTCGGCGACGAACGTGACGCTGGCCGAGAAGGGCTGGAAGTACTGGCACCGCGGCCTGGCCGACGACTCGGTGCAGGGCGCCGGCGTCGCCGAGTTCATCGCGGGCGCGCTGAAGGCCAAGAAGGCCTTCGTGATCCACGACAACCAGGACTACAGCAAGGGCCTGGCGGACGTGGTCACCCAGACCCTCAAGGGCAAGGGCGTCAACGTCCAGAACGACATCGTCGACACGAAGGGGACCGACTACTCCTCGACGGTCAACAAGGTCAAGCCGTTCGCTCCGGACGCGGTGTTCTTCGGCGGCTACTACGCCCAGGGCGGCCGGCTGCTCAAGCAGCTGCGCGAGGGCGGCGTCACCGCCAAGTTCCTGTCCGGTGACGGTTCGCTGGACGGCGGCCTGATCAAGGGCGCCGGGGCGAGCAACGCCAAGGACACCTTCATCAGCTGCCCGTGCCTGATCGACCCGACCGGCAAGGCCAACGCGGCGAGCAAGAAGTTCGCCGACGCCTACAAGGCCAAGTTCAACGCCGACCCGGCGATCTACTCGGCCGAGGGCTACGACGTGGCCCAGGTCTTCGTGGCCGCGGTGAAGGCCGGCAAGACCAGCACCGAGGACATCAACGAGTTCCTCAAGACGGTCGACATCCCCGGTGTCACCAAGCAGATGAAGTTCGGTGAGAACGGCGAGGTCACGGCCACCGACGTCTACATCTACCAGGCCGAGGGCGACAAGCTGCCGCTGCTGGGCAACAGCAAGGACGCCACGGTCGGCTGA
- a CDS encoding branched-chain amino acid ABC transporter permease encodes MNFLEQFWPSTIDGLSLGAIYALMALGYTMVYGVLRLINFAHSEIFMIGTFAALFTVSGLSLSSPVGGVALIGITLVIAVAGGLAAGGSAMALEYVAYRPLRKKGASRLAALISAIGASIFLQQLFALVVIPAVFDRPKEGGRLPVQEHFVERSELFSVFGASVTNDKVIIFLGAILMMIALDQFVSRTRLGRGIRSTAQDPEAAVLMGVNIDRIVTVTFAVGGAMAGVAAALYLVRFEETGYFVGFLLGIKAFTAAVLGGIGNLRGALVGGFALGLIEMYGSSIFGSEWRDVVAFSILVLVLMFRPTGILGESLQQARA; translated from the coding sequence TTGAACTTCCTGGAGCAATTCTGGCCGTCCACCATCGACGGCCTGTCGCTTGGCGCTATCTACGCGCTCATGGCGCTCGGCTACACGATGGTCTACGGCGTGCTGCGACTGATCAACTTCGCCCACTCCGAGATCTTCATGATCGGGACCTTCGCGGCTCTGTTCACGGTCTCCGGTCTGAGCCTGTCCAGCCCGGTCGGCGGGGTGGCCCTGATCGGGATCACCCTGGTCATCGCGGTCGCGGGCGGCCTGGCCGCCGGCGGCAGCGCCATGGCGCTGGAATACGTGGCCTACCGGCCTCTGCGTAAGAAGGGAGCGTCCCGGCTGGCCGCGCTGATCTCGGCGATCGGCGCCTCGATCTTCCTCCAGCAGCTGTTCGCACTGGTGGTCATCCCCGCCGTGTTCGACCGGCCCAAGGAGGGTGGCCGCCTGCCGGTGCAGGAGCACTTCGTGGAGCGGAGCGAGCTCTTCTCGGTCTTCGGCGCGTCCGTGACCAACGACAAGGTGATCATCTTCCTCGGGGCCATCCTGATGATGATCGCGCTGGACCAGTTCGTGAGCCGCACCCGGCTGGGCCGGGGCATCCGGTCCACCGCCCAGGACCCCGAGGCCGCGGTCCTGATGGGCGTCAACATCGACCGGATCGTGACCGTCACGTTCGCCGTCGGCGGCGCCATGGCCGGTGTCGCGGCCGCGCTCTACCTGGTGCGGTTCGAGGAGACCGGCTACTTCGTCGGCTTCCTCCTGGGCATCAAGGCGTTCACCGCCGCGGTGCTCGGCGGTATCGGCAACCTGCGCGGCGCGCTGGTCGGCGGGTTCGCGCTCGGCCTGATCGAGATGTACGGCTCGAGCATCTTCGGCTCGGAGTGGCGCGACGTGGTCGCCTTCTCGATCCTGGTCCTGGTCCTCATGTTCCGTCCCACCGGCATCCTCGGTGAGTCTCTCCAGCAGGCGCGCGCATGA
- a CDS encoding ABC transporter permease subunit yields MNVKDAGKNEPDAPARAKAEGGAAKGDGGPRRSGLDAVMSPVRSAMDALGDRWAAAPGWARWVVYVLLIVGALLLPSDTIGSFMSPHTDWSTLLTDQIAIMVLLAIGLNVVVGQAGLLDLGFVAFYAIGGYTMAIFGTKFGLNFWEIILLAILLSALSGITLGSPTLRLRGDYLAIVTLGFGEIVRITANNTDYVNGPRGVQAIPHPPNISEFEIFGVQPLKYGLLDARPYYYLMVALIVLVIVFVKRLERSRVGRSWAAIREDEDAAELMGVPTFKFKLAAFAIGAAIGGAGGVMYASKVSSINPENFPFLLSATVLAAVVLGGSGNLPGVILGAFLVAWLPERFRGLADYRVLAFGAALVLMMALRPEGLLPSRRRKAELKEGTGGMGSMGAEVATPTGAPGATEGGK; encoded by the coding sequence ATGAACGTCAAAGACGCAGGCAAGAACGAGCCGGACGCGCCCGCCCGGGCCAAGGCCGAGGGCGGCGCCGCGAAGGGGGACGGCGGGCCGCGCAGGAGCGGGCTCGACGCCGTCATGTCCCCGGTCAGGTCCGCGATGGACGCGCTGGGCGACCGCTGGGCCGCCGCCCCGGGCTGGGCCCGCTGGGTGGTGTACGTGCTGCTGATCGTCGGCGCGCTGCTGCTCCCCAGCGACACCATCGGGTCCTTCATGTCCCCGCACACCGACTGGTCGACGCTGCTGACCGACCAGATCGCCATCATGGTGCTGCTGGCCATCGGCCTGAACGTGGTGGTCGGCCAGGCCGGGCTCCTCGACCTGGGGTTCGTGGCCTTCTACGCCATCGGCGGCTACACCATGGCGATCTTCGGGACGAAGTTCGGTTTGAACTTCTGGGAGATCATCCTGCTGGCGATCCTGCTGTCGGCACTGTCGGGGATCACGCTGGGCTCCCCGACGCTGCGGCTGCGGGGCGACTACCTGGCCATCGTCACGCTGGGGTTCGGTGAGATCGTCCGGATCACCGCCAACAACACCGACTACGTCAACGGGCCGCGCGGTGTCCAGGCGATCCCGCACCCGCCCAACATCTCCGAGTTCGAGATCTTCGGCGTGCAGCCGCTGAAGTACGGGCTGCTGGACGCGCGTCCGTACTACTACCTGATGGTCGCGCTGATCGTCCTGGTGATCGTCTTCGTCAAGCGGCTGGAGCGCAGCCGGGTCGGCCGCTCCTGGGCGGCGATCCGCGAGGACGAGGACGCGGCCGAGCTGATGGGCGTGCCCACGTTCAAGTTCAAGCTGGCCGCGTTCGCGATCGGTGCCGCCATCGGCGGCGCGGGCGGCGTCATGTACGCCTCCAAGGTCAGCTCGATCAACCCGGAGAACTTCCCGTTCCTGCTGTCGGCCACGGTGCTGGCCGCGGTGGTGCTGGGCGGATCGGGCAACCTGCCGGGCGTCATCCTCGGCGCCTTCCTGGTGGCGTGGCTGCCGGAGCGGTTCCGTGGCCTGGCCGACTACCGTGTGCTGGCCTTCGGCGCGGCACTGGTGCTGATGATGGCGCTGCGGCCGGAGGGCCTGCTGCCGTCGAGGCGGCGCAAGGCCGAGCTGAAGGAGGGCACCGGAGGCATGGGCAGCATGGGTGCGGAGGTCGCCACTCCCACCGGTGCCCCCGGAGCGACCGAGGGGGGCAAGTGA
- a CDS encoding ABC transporter ATP-binding protein gives MSETTSKPEKKAGPVGEPLLELRKVTMRFGGVVAVNELELTVNKGEIFALIGPNGAGKTTVFNVTTGVYQPSSGDVVFDGGRLNGKKRFTVTKLGVARTFQNVRLFHNMTALENVMVGADAHHRTGFVGASLGLPWHRREEREGRAKARELLDFVGVSHRIDDAAKNLPYGDQRRLEIARALATDPKLLLLDEPAAGMNPAEKIALQELIRKIRDSGRTVLLIEHDMGLVMGISDRLAVLDFGQKIAEGLPVEVQNNPRVIEAYLGAPADAS, from the coding sequence GTGAGCGAGACGACGAGCAAGCCGGAGAAGAAGGCCGGTCCCGTGGGCGAGCCGCTGCTGGAGCTGCGGAAGGTGACCATGCGCTTCGGCGGCGTGGTCGCGGTCAACGAGCTGGAGCTCACGGTCAACAAGGGCGAGATCTTCGCCCTGATCGGCCCGAACGGCGCCGGCAAGACGACGGTGTTCAACGTGACCACCGGGGTCTACCAGCCCAGCTCGGGCGACGTGGTCTTCGACGGCGGGCGGCTGAACGGCAAGAAGCGGTTCACGGTGACCAAGCTCGGCGTGGCGCGCACGTTCCAGAACGTGCGGCTGTTCCACAACATGACGGCCCTGGAGAACGTCATGGTGGGGGCCGACGCGCACCATCGCACCGGGTTCGTCGGCGCCTCCCTGGGGCTGCCCTGGCACCGGCGCGAGGAGCGCGAGGGCCGCGCCAAGGCCCGCGAGCTGCTGGACTTCGTGGGGGTGTCGCACCGGATCGACGACGCCGCCAAGAACCTCCCGTACGGCGACCAGCGCCGGCTGGAGATCGCCCGGGCCCTGGCCACCGATCCGAAGCTGCTGCTGCTCGACGAGCCCGCGGCGGGCATGAACCCCGCGGAGAAGATCGCGCTGCAGGAGCTCATCCGCAAGATCCGCGACAGCGGCCGCACCGTCCTGCTCATCGAGCACGACATGGGGCTGGTGATGGGGATCAGCGACCGGCTCGCGGTGCTGGACTTCGGCCAGAAGATCGCCGAGGGCCTGCCCGTCGAGGTGCAGAACAACCCGCGGGTGATCGAGGCGTACTTGGGGGCTCCGGCCGATGCTTCTTGA
- a CDS encoding ABC transporter ATP-binding protein yields MLLEIEDVHVHYGKIAALKGITIGVDEGEIVTLIGANGAGKTTTLKTISGLRPLSAGRITFDGQDISRMPGHKRVLAGIGQSPEGRGIFPGMTVEDNLFMGAYTRKGDVSKDLAQVYELFPRLAERKSQAGGTMSGGEQQMLAIGRALMTDPKVLLLDEPSMGLAPMMVQQIFSIIAEINRRGTTVLLVEQNAQQALQLAQRAYVLETGSIVKSAPAADLLDDPQVRAAYLGGDLGEDAKPTVGSSAAPAAGDPAEGDPVEGKG; encoded by the coding sequence ATGCTTCTTGAGATCGAGGACGTCCACGTCCACTACGGAAAGATCGCGGCGCTCAAGGGCATCACGATCGGCGTCGACGAGGGCGAGATCGTCACGCTGATCGGCGCCAACGGCGCGGGCAAGACCACCACGCTGAAGACGATCTCCGGCCTGCGCCCGCTCTCCGCCGGCCGGATCACCTTCGACGGCCAGGACATCAGCCGGATGCCCGGGCACAAGCGCGTGCTGGCCGGGATCGGGCAGTCGCCCGAGGGCCGGGGGATCTTCCCCGGCATGACGGTCGAGGACAACCTGTTCATGGGCGCCTACACCCGTAAGGGCGACGTGTCCAAGGACCTGGCGCAGGTGTACGAGCTGTTCCCGCGGCTGGCCGAGCGCAAGTCGCAGGCGGGCGGCACCATGTCCGGCGGCGAGCAGCAGATGCTGGCCATCGGGCGGGCGCTGATGACCGACCCGAAGGTGCTGCTGCTGGACGAGCCCTCGATGGGCCTGGCGCCCATGATGGTGCAGCAGATCTTCTCGATCATCGCGGAGATCAACCGGCGCGGCACCACCGTGCTGCTGGTCGAGCAGAACGCCCAGCAGGCCCTCCAGCTCGCGCAGCGCGCGTACGTGCTGGAGACCGGCTCCATCGTGAAGTCCGCTCCGGCGGCCGACCTGCTCGACGACCCGCAGGTCCGCGCCGCCTACCTGGGCGGTGACCTGGGTGAGGACGCCAAGCCCACGGTCGGGTCCAGCGCCGCGCCCGCGGCCGGGGACCCGGCGGAGGGCGACCCGGTGGAGGGCAAGGGCTGA
- a CDS encoding DUF4352 domain-containing protein: protein MRPSLTAALRACSAILLLTAASACSGGDDRDRSRQSPAYDLPARAVRDGEKAVRAGTVRSGDTAFTVIGYRGGMPELVGSHADMAPKGAYVRVRLVVENAGRTNQTFSAERQLLVTATGRTAEPDREAMLIKRQPAEFEVGAAVRVEMDLWYDVPRGERPVALRLSGTASVGAVSDPPPAEVKLP, encoded by the coding sequence ATGCGACCTTCCCTCACGGCCGCCCTGCGCGCCTGCTCGGCGATCCTCCTGCTGACCGCCGCCTCCGCCTGCTCGGGCGGCGACGACCGGGACCGTTCCCGGCAGAGCCCCGCCTACGACCTTCCCGCGCGCGCCGTGCGGGACGGGGAGAAGGCCGTGCGGGCGGGCACGGTGCGCAGCGGCGACACCGCGTTCACCGTGATCGGCTACCGCGGCGGCATGCCCGAGCTGGTCGGCAGCCACGCCGACATGGCGCCCAAGGGGGCGTACGTTCGGGTCCGGCTGGTGGTCGAGAACGCGGGCCGCACCAACCAGACCTTCAGCGCCGAACGGCAACTCCTCGTGACGGCCACCGGGCGGACCGCCGAGCCCGACCGCGAGGCGATGCTCATCAAGCGGCAGCCCGCCGAGTTCGAGGTGGGCGCGGCCGTCCGCGTCGAGATGGACCTCTGGTACGACGTCCCGCGCGGGGAACGGCCGGTGGCGCTGCGCCTCTCCGGCACCGCCTCGGTGGGCGCGGTGTCCGACCCGCCCCCGGCCGAGGTCAAGCTCCCCTAG
- a CDS encoding PaaI family thioesterase, protein MASLGADGVAHGDLAKSMGIEYLTATPERVVGRMPVAGNTQPYGRLHGGASCVFAESLGSLGAALHAGPDRMALGVEVNATHHRGATEGWVTGVATRAHGGATLATYEIVITDERDRRVCTARLTCMLRDKPSI, encoded by the coding sequence ATGGCGTCGCTCGGCGCCGACGGGGTGGCGCACGGCGACCTGGCGAAGTCGATGGGGATCGAGTATCTCACGGCGACGCCCGAGCGGGTGGTCGGCCGGATGCCGGTCGCGGGCAACACCCAGCCGTACGGGCGCCTGCACGGCGGCGCCTCCTGCGTGTTCGCCGAGTCGCTGGGGTCCCTGGGCGCGGCGCTGCACGCCGGTCCGGACCGGATGGCGCTCGGCGTCGAGGTCAACGCCACCCACCACCGGGGGGCGACCGAGGGCTGGGTCACCGGGGTCGCGACCCGCGCGCACGGCGGCGCCACCCTCGCCACGTACGAGATCGTCATCACCGACGAGCGGGACCGCCGGGTGTGCACCGCCCGCCTCACGTGCATGCTGCGTGACAAGCCCTCGATCTGA